One stretch of Rana temporaria chromosome 10, aRanTem1.1, whole genome shotgun sequence DNA includes these proteins:
- the SELENOH gene encoding selenoprotein H — protein MATRAGKKRKRETEEEKKGEEKTTGPRITIEHCTSURVYGRAANELKSAVLSDFPDICFEMNPAKPRRGSFEVTLHHGGAEGVEIWTGIKKGPPRKLKFPDPQEIVSSVKKALQ, from the exons ATGGCGACACGTGctgggaagaagaggaagagagagacggaggaggagaagaagggagaggagaagaccACCGGACCCCGGATCACCATAGAGCACTG CACCAGCTGACGGGTGTACGGACGAGCAGCGAATGAGCTGAAGAGCGCCGTTCTGTCCGATTTTCCAGACATTTGCTTTGAGATGAACCCGGCCAAACCGCGAAGAGGAAGCTTCGAGGTGACGCTGCACCATGGGGGCGCTGAGG GAGTGGAAATCTGGACGGGGATTAAGAAGGGTCCACCCCGAAAACTGAAGTTCCCCGACCCCCAGGAGATCGTCTCCTCGGTGAAGAAGGCTTTACAGTAA